In Vigna unguiculata cultivar IT97K-499-35 chromosome 3, ASM411807v1, whole genome shotgun sequence, a single genomic region encodes these proteins:
- the LOC114176991 gene encoding TBC domain-containing protein C1952.17c-like isoform X1, with amino-acid sequence MLKGKLKLPAPDKVRRDFPDWLGSLVAGFDEKGNEIKVLEFELESGEELEPIQPGELGFHRGSDDGDEAMDDDDDKDQIFRQRPNPVSVLKSISDEEKRSDLEYELSQREINLEKLQRIASAGIPDGGGLRATAWKLIVRYDFNYQLLLGYLPSSRDLWDEQLNENRQKYANLKEDLLQNPSEHVWKEYEESSTKRNEENDVDGPLRRHEISHEDHPLSLGAASPWSQYFQYTEIVEQIDRDLQRTHPDLPFFAGESSFSCKNREAMKSILLLFAKLNPEIRYVQGMNEVLAPIYYVFSTDSDKQNAANVEADSFSCFVRILGDSVDHFCEQFDNSSNGILATLSRLSDLLKVNDEQLWHHLEFTTKVKPQFYAFRWITLLLTQEFKFESILRIWDTLLSNPFGVQDMLLRICCAMLLCVKSKLLNGDFVANLKLLQHYPDDINLEYLLQVAKDISPDTSYYCLSL; translated from the exons ATGCTCAAAGGCAAGCTCAAGCTTCCAGCTCCGGACAAGGTTCGGAGGGACTTTCCCGACTGGCTTGGAAGCTTGGTTGCTGGATTCGAcgaaaaaggaaacgaaatcAAAGTATTAGAATTCGAACTCGAGTCCGGCGAGGAGCTCGAGCCGATTCAACCCGGTGAGTTAGGGTTTCATAGAGGAAGTGACGACGGTGACGAAGCcatggatgatgatgatgacaagGACCAAATATTTCGGCAAAGGCCGAATCCGGTTTCGGTGTTGAAATCCATTTCGGACGAGGAGAAAAGATCGGATCTGGAATACGAG CTTTCTCAAAGGGAGATTAATTTGGAAAAGCTGCAAAGAATTGCCAGTGCTGGTATTCCTGATGGAGGAGGTTTGCGTGCTACGGCTTGGAAG TTGATTGTCCGTTATGATTTCAACTACCAGCTATTATTGGGTTACTTACCTTCATCACGTGATTTGTGGGACGAACAACTAAACGAGAACAGACAAAAATATGCTAATTTGAAAGAGGACCTTCTCCAGAATCCG TCAGAACATGTGTGGAAAGAGTATGAGGAAAGTTCGACTAAGCGAAACGAGGAGAATGATGTTGATGGCCCCCTTAGGCGACATGAAATTTCTCATGAAGATCACCCCTTGAGCCTCGGAGCAGCTAGTCCTTGGAGTCAATATTTTCAA TATACAGAGATAGTAGAACAGATAGATCGAGATCTACAGCGTACACATCCAGATTTGCCATTCTTCGCAGGGGAGTCTTCATTTAGTTGCAAAAATAGG GAAGCGATGAAGAGTATCCTTCTCCTTTTTGCAAAGTTAAATCCTGAGATCCGTTATGTACAAGGCATGAACGAAGTCTTGGCACCAATATACTATGTCTTTAGTACTGACTCTGACAAGCAAAATGCT GCAAATGTAGAAGCAGATAGTTTTTCCTGTTTTGTTCGAATCTTGGGCGACTCAGTGGATCACTTCTGCGAACAATTTGATAATAGTTCAAATGGCATCCTTGCTACTCTTTCTCGCTTGTCCGATTTACTAAAAGTAAATGATGAGCAATTATGGCATCATCTTGAATTTACAACAAAG GTTAAACCACAATTCTATGCATTCCGGTGGATTACATTGCTACTCACACAAGAGTTCAAATTTGAATCTATCTTGAGAATATGGGATACACTACTTAGTAACCCTTTCGGTGTTCAG GATATGCTTCTTCGAATCTGTTGTGCAATGCTGCTTTGCGTGAAAAGCAAACTTCTAAATGGTGATTTTGTGgccaatttaaaacttttacaaCACTACCCTGATGATATCAACCTAGAATACCTCCTCCAGGTTGCCAAGGATATTAGTCCTGACACATCTTATTATTGTTTATCACTTTGA
- the LOC114176991 gene encoding TBC domain-containing protein C1952.17c-like isoform X2, with amino-acid sequence MLKGKLKLPAPDKVRRDFPDWLGSLVAGFDEKGNEIKVLEFELESGEELEPIQPGELGFHRGSDDGDEAMDDDDDKDQIFRQRPNPVSVLKSISDEEKRSDLEYELSQREINLEKLQRIASAGIPDGGGLRATAWKLLLGYLPSSRDLWDEQLNENRQKYANLKEDLLQNPSEHVWKEYEESSTKRNEENDVDGPLRRHEISHEDHPLSLGAASPWSQYFQYTEIVEQIDRDLQRTHPDLPFFAGESSFSCKNREAMKSILLLFAKLNPEIRYVQGMNEVLAPIYYVFSTDSDKQNAANVEADSFSCFVRILGDSVDHFCEQFDNSSNGILATLSRLSDLLKVNDEQLWHHLEFTTKVKPQFYAFRWITLLLTQEFKFESILRIWDTLLSNPFGVQDMLLRICCAMLLCVKSKLLNGDFVANLKLLQHYPDDINLEYLLQVAKDISPDTSYYCLSL; translated from the exons ATGCTCAAAGGCAAGCTCAAGCTTCCAGCTCCGGACAAGGTTCGGAGGGACTTTCCCGACTGGCTTGGAAGCTTGGTTGCTGGATTCGAcgaaaaaggaaacgaaatcAAAGTATTAGAATTCGAACTCGAGTCCGGCGAGGAGCTCGAGCCGATTCAACCCGGTGAGTTAGGGTTTCATAGAGGAAGTGACGACGGTGACGAAGCcatggatgatgatgatgacaagGACCAAATATTTCGGCAAAGGCCGAATCCGGTTTCGGTGTTGAAATCCATTTCGGACGAGGAGAAAAGATCGGATCTGGAATACGAG CTTTCTCAAAGGGAGATTAATTTGGAAAAGCTGCAAAGAATTGCCAGTGCTGGTATTCCTGATGGAGGAGGTTTGCGTGCTACGGCTTGGAAG CTATTATTGGGTTACTTACCTTCATCACGTGATTTGTGGGACGAACAACTAAACGAGAACAGACAAAAATATGCTAATTTGAAAGAGGACCTTCTCCAGAATCCG TCAGAACATGTGTGGAAAGAGTATGAGGAAAGTTCGACTAAGCGAAACGAGGAGAATGATGTTGATGGCCCCCTTAGGCGACATGAAATTTCTCATGAAGATCACCCCTTGAGCCTCGGAGCAGCTAGTCCTTGGAGTCAATATTTTCAA TATACAGAGATAGTAGAACAGATAGATCGAGATCTACAGCGTACACATCCAGATTTGCCATTCTTCGCAGGGGAGTCTTCATTTAGTTGCAAAAATAGG GAAGCGATGAAGAGTATCCTTCTCCTTTTTGCAAAGTTAAATCCTGAGATCCGTTATGTACAAGGCATGAACGAAGTCTTGGCACCAATATACTATGTCTTTAGTACTGACTCTGACAAGCAAAATGCT GCAAATGTAGAAGCAGATAGTTTTTCCTGTTTTGTTCGAATCTTGGGCGACTCAGTGGATCACTTCTGCGAACAATTTGATAATAGTTCAAATGGCATCCTTGCTACTCTTTCTCGCTTGTCCGATTTACTAAAAGTAAATGATGAGCAATTATGGCATCATCTTGAATTTACAACAAAG GTTAAACCACAATTCTATGCATTCCGGTGGATTACATTGCTACTCACACAAGAGTTCAAATTTGAATCTATCTTGAGAATATGGGATACACTACTTAGTAACCCTTTCGGTGTTCAG GATATGCTTCTTCGAATCTGTTGTGCAATGCTGCTTTGCGTGAAAAGCAAACTTCTAAATGGTGATTTTGTGgccaatttaaaacttttacaaCACTACCCTGATGATATCAACCTAGAATACCTCCTCCAGGTTGCCAAGGATATTAGTCCTGACACATCTTATTATTGTTTATCACTTTGA
- the LOC114179540 gene encoding uncharacterized protein LOC114179540, which produces MCSMISAQGVAVATAMAVSGTVILLALRLQKSFPPPQFALHQIPPSSPPVLRSCISNAGKKSKKKKMKRVHFAEDVVESCRDGQEFRNRISRSKKVLKSSNEDMKNGEMPTNRVALYNGILRDRVAQRLAYSC; this is translated from the exons ATGTGTTCGATGATAAGCGCGCAAGGGGTGGCGGTCGCCACCGCCATGGCCGTCTCCGGCACAGTCATCCTCCTCGCTCTCCGCCTGCAGAAATCTTTTCCGCCTCCCCAGTTCGCCCTTCACCAAATCCCGCCTTCTTCGCCGCCGGTTCTGCGATCTTGCATATCCAACG CTGGGAAGAAgagcaagaagaagaagatgaaacgCGTGCACTTCGCGGAGGACGTGGTTGAGTCCTGCAGAGACGGACAAGAGTTCAGGAACCGAATATCGCGATCGAAGAAGGTTCTGAAGAGTTCCAACGAGGATATGAAGAATGGAGAAATGCCCACGAACAGGGTTGCTCTGTATAATGGAATTCTCAGGGATCGTGTGGCCCAGCGATTGGCCTACTCTTGTTGA